ATCATCAATTCCATCCGTTGGTGAATGCAGGTGTGTTGAGAACTCCTATACGAAGGGCGATGGTGAACTACTATCTACTACTTTAGTTTATCTGATTATGACGAATAAGGACATACCCAGAAAGCAATTTTCTCCACCATAACACCACGTGAGATATAGTTcagaaaaaacaacaacaacacggCAGGAGTGTAATCAATACAATAAGTTTTTCTTGTGGAGCCTTCAGTATTGACTTACAATTCACGTATACTTTTCAGTCTAAAACTTGAGTTGACTAAGAAGACTGGACTCGTACAAGTTTAAAACAAATAGAAAGTAGAAATGCTGAGTCGGATTCATGTGACCTCTTTGGAGTGTAGTACTACTAgggtacatatatatattgtaaagTTCTTCTCGAGTATGATATAATAATTGGTTAACTTTTATTCTAATGAGAGACACTGATCGATGAGGACTGCAGTGTGTATGGTCTGAGCATGACAAGGATGATGAGGTACATACTACTTATATAACAAGCTCTTTTAATTGCGCATGCAGCCATCTAGTATGTACACATGAAGACTGACCAACTGATGGATGACATCAACTTGGGTTAAGTCTACCCCAGAAGGATACTACATGCTTATTGGCTCTTCCTTCTCTGTTGAACTGTTGTAGCCAAATAAGACAGACGTGCTGAAGGACCACCGATTGTCCGGGCATTTCATTTTCCTTGCATAGTAGGATAACTTAGCTTGGGGCATACTGCACAGTTTCACTGGACAAGTTCAAAGATGCCTTCAGGAAGGAAACCCTCGTTTCTAGCCCAGACTGATCTGAGCTGAGCCTTCGCCCAGAACCTTTGCCAGTACTCCCGCTGACGAAACAACAATTGCCATTGTCGCCTTGTCAGCAATCTAGAGTTCATGGCCCGTGCAGCAACAGGTATGTCGGCAGTGAGGACACCCGGAACTGGCCATGGAAGGCCAGATCCAGGTGCAGGGGCGGAAGATCCAAGAAGGGGGACACCAGATCCACGTTGTTGGCTGCCGTACTGTGCATGCCACGGGAGAGGGGACCGGGAGCGGCGAAGGAGGAAGAGGGGGGCGATGGTGGAGGAGAAGATCAGCCGGCAACCGTATGGTCGGCCGACCAGACGCAGCAACCGACCTGCGGGGCTCGAGTTGGAgggcccgcacgcacaccagcaGGCGTCCATGCTTGGACGGTGCGGTGCTAGCCGCCGCCAAACCGTGTAGAGCCTTAGATGGGGGCGGCTGCAGATTCGCTCGCAGAGCCCGAATCCAGATAGCCCAGCCGCCAGAATTCTCCCGCGACGGTGGGAGACGCGCGACGGCAAGCGACCACACCGGGATTGTGAGAGGGCACCAGCCGCTGCCACACGGCACATATCTGGAGACGCAAGCGGTTGATACAGGCCCAGGGAGGCTGGATCTACACCGCCCACGATGGTGGGAGGCGCGCACTGGTAGGAGTTCACGTCAGGACGGAGCGGGTGCCGGCCACTACCACACCGCGcgaagccgttgacgagggccacAGATCCTGGGATGGGCACCCGAATCCAAGAATCCAGCCACCCAGACTTGCCCGTGACGGTGGGAGGCGCGAACCAGCAAACTTCAACTTCGGAACTgtaggggcgggggcggggggggggggggggggggggggggggttctggCCGCGACGACACTACGTGGATCCGGTGATGGAGGCGGCAAATCCGTGCCCGGGAAGTCCTCATCCGTGCCGCCAGGTGATCGAACGCGCCGAAGAGGTGGCAGGGAGGAGGGGGTTAGCTGCTGACCAAGGTGCAAATGTGATATCAGCAGATCTAAACAGTTGATCATCATTTCCATCCATTGGAGAATGCAGGAATGTTGAGAACTCCTATACTCAGGGCGATGCTGAACTACTACCAGCTACTTTAGATTATCAGACTCTGAAGGACAAACCGAGAAAGCAATTTTCTCCACCATAACACCACGCAAGATATAGTTCaggaaaaacaacaacaacacggCAAGATTGTCATCAATACAATAAGTTTTTGCTGTGGACCATTGACGTATAATTGACATATACTTATCGTCTAAAGCTGGAGTTGGCCAAATAAGGCTGCACTTGtaaaagtttatctttggagtgTAGAAATGCTGAGTCGGAGTCGTGAGCTCTTTGGAGTGTAGGAGTACTAGGGTACATATATATTGTAAAGTTCTTCTCGAGTAAGGTATAATAATTGCATAGTTTTTGTGGTAAAGAGAGACACTGGTGTGGACTGCAGTGTCTATGGTATGAGCATGCTGAGGAGGAGGTACATAGATATACAAATACTATCAGCGGGTAGGACGAACCAATATATAACCAGCTCTAGTAGTTGCGCATGCAGCCATCTAGTATGTATACATAGATGACGACTGACTGACTGATGGATGACTTCAGCTCGGGTTTAAATCTACCACAGTAGGACACTACACACTTATTGGCTCCTCCTTCTCTGAAACTGATGTAGCCACATAAGACAGATCAACGTGCTGAAGGACCACTGCTTGTCCTGCGATTTCATTTTCCTTTCAGTTTCATACGAACAGTTGCCCTATATCTAGTTCTTCCATGTAAACCATAGGATGTTAACTTAGATTGAGGCCCCCATAATATTATCGAACTAGCGAATCCGCCGATCACTCAGCACAACTTGCGTTCACCCCTTAGGACGCAGGTCCTCTTTGGCTGCAAGGAGCAGCAACGGCAGCTACCACATATAGCCTGCCCGTCATTCGGTGCTGCATGGGCAATTAATTATTGATAGTGGAAGAGATgagcaatttttttaaaaaaatagaataGATCCTATAGCTATTATTGAGATGATGATGGTTTGCGTTGCTCCCCAAGTGCGAGGCCTTCTCCTGGACGAACGAGGTGGAGGCAGCCTTTGTTGCCCTCAAGGCTGCCCTCGTTTTAGCCCCCTGCTACAGCTACCCGATTTCCCTAAGCGTTTCATCGTCGATTGTGACGCATTCGGGGCTGGCTTCGGCACTGTCCTCCACTAGGGAGATGGCACGGATGCCTTTTTTAGCCGGGCTGTGGTGCGGCACCATGCCAAACTCCTAGCTTATGAGCAGGAGTTGATCGAGCTCGTCAAGCCGGTTTGGCAGTGGTGGCCTTATTTGGGTTCACGATTTCATGGTTCGGACGGACCGACCACTAGAGCCTGAAGTTCATGCTTGACCAGCGATTGACGACAATTCCTCAGCACACTTGGGTCACCAAGTTGTTTGGCTATGACCTCTCCATCAAGTACCGCCTGGGCAAACTGAACACCGTGGAAGACGCCCTGTCCTTCTGCGACACCAACAACGATGCCATGGCCGCACAGGCGGTCTCTGGGCCGTCGTTCGCCATAAATGACAACCTCCATGCCAAGCTGCAGCGTGACCCCTAGGCCCTGGCGCTCCTGGCGCAGGCTGCAGCCGGCATAGCGTTGGCAGGCTGGCCACTGATGGACGGTCTGCTGCTGTTCCAGGGACGGACCTATGTTCCGGATAGGTCACCGTTGCTGCCCTAGCAGCTGCGTGACACCCACACGACTAGCCATGAAGGCTCAAGCTTCAGTCGGTTGGGGAGCTCGGGGCTTtgctgagcccccaagccctgggCCGAGGCAGCAGGCGAGGTCGGACTTCGCCCAGTCTATGACTTGAGGGTACGCGCcggtgggtatagcccccgagcccctcagCAATCGTGGAGAGATCAGTCGGGACTCTCTCCCAGGGACATAACATACTCCTATATTTTACTCTCGCCAGGAATGTAATAAAATCACTGAGGAAGGAATAAACCACCCTAAGCGGGTGGCTTCCCCTTCGACGGTTTCTGCCCGCGATTCAGCCATGTCCTCCAGCGAACCCATATGGCCATTGCCTAGCTGTCCTCTACGTTTCAATTCCCAGTCCCAACAACTCCATTCTCCCATACACTCTTCTCATCGCCAGCGCCGCAACACCGACTAAACATATTGGTTTAGCAAGTAAATTATATTAAACACAAGGAAATGCTCCGAGAAGATACATGCCGGCAGCAGCAGGTCGAACCAATACATATAAAAAGCTATAGTTGTTGCGCAGCCGTGTATACATATGGACGACTGACCGACTGATGGGATGACTCGCGTGCTTGGGTCGAGCCGATGTAGGCATCAATAATAATATAAGAAAGTTATGGTGGAGGATCGCCTTGTTCTTAAGACCCAATATTCCTTGACAGCACTACGGGAGACTGTTTAATTACCGAGtgtgataaacactcggcaaatatggagaaacactcggtaaattgtttaccgagtgccacactcggtaaacatgactcggtaaacaacgactcggtaaagttagtttaccgagtgtcaactaacagggcactcggagaataaatcttaccgagtgctacgccggcactcggtaaacaactacgacgtgacggtcgtcagtccccaagcttgccgttaacggcgtcgtttaccgagtgttagacatagcactcggtaaacagataaccattttcatgattaaaacaattccgcaaatatttttttcctaatatagtttaccgagtgtagcggtaacactcggtaaacatgtaactcatttaccgagtgttccactcggtaaaaaatggcacatatatccgagtggtgtcgcaggcactcggtaaaaaatggcacatatatccgagtggggtagtggcactcggtaaaaaatggcacactcggcaaaattaacagaatcagaaccaatttggttctgttctctgttttaccgagtgtaacactcggtaaacatcaccattaccgagtgttacactcggtaaaacctgtccacattattttttttttgtttgtttcagtgcatatccagccacaattaacaacaattataacagaatatcacagttaccaacagatagacaatatatatcacatatatgtccacaaatgtcacatccactcattataaccaacatatagctacaacaaatgtcacaagcacaatgcaaagtccacaaacaccatcaacatgtccaaagtccacaaagttcaacccacttctaagttcaacatacaaacaagtgaaacatggtcctgtcacatggtcggagccctaccgagaaacggagacaagtccaagtcttgatcgttgttcgatccagctgtagaaggtccctggaatgagggagcaaaagaaaataaacatatttgtcaattaatcataaggtagtatgccaaattcaaatattccttcgaaagaccagttaacagtgacatcaatatataggcatataatagataacacatatcaagttagttgctgtttagttctcctctatgtgcaagatatcgtcacacatggtcgagtagactgaacatgaattgggcaaacacctatgtactcatgtagaacctaacatgatgcctttcaaggtctgaacaatattactaataatctaacttatacatgtatgtatcctactctcttctaggttctaacatgatagtgttgactgtagcacaatctgaactgaaaaagcctttcaagatgaagagtgactcacaggagtgccgtcgcgcggaggtggaggcaccaacggtatcatcggcggcggcggaggtggtggaggctggcccatgctctgagaaaagctggccatgtactcgtaccaggccttctgcgactgctggaaggcctcaagctgggcctgcactcgcgccctctcctgtgccaactcggcctggtgcgatagctggagggcctgaaactggctctgtgaggcctgctgtgactcctgcagggcttcaatctgagcctacaattatttatcacatagttagaatgcaaataaagaacgggtagaaaatgaatggacaacgaatgcaacagaactaacctggagtgctaccacctggggctgtgagcgtgggcgtatggccgggctcgaactcatgctccgggctctaatctgggcgagtgtctgagtgttggccgtgtctatggtgctgttgcccatatagtacctcccatgtggcttacctggtcccaacctcatgacgatgtcaccctcgaggtcagcggtgctcggatcaaattctggcccatggatctctctcgccatcgccgtgtactcgctgaggcgactgtgcacgctcaggttactgtatgcctcaggcgggtcctccgggttgtagacgaggtcggggtcctttgccttgcccttgtgtgccaaggcatatgccttgaacgaggcgcactcctggccggggtggaaccgcgtctgcagtaagaagcacaacaataagatattatgcattcagaagttagcgtagcaacaacgaaatgaaatccgcgtacatatctggctgcatattccttgagggtagtgggcccttgtttgtgcgaggaaccctgcatcatcgcacggcaacgtgagcgtacggcgtgatattgctcgtactcctcactcaaccacgtgtccacaatggcctcccagcagttgtccatccccgcacaccaagcaggaggcacctgcacgtacacgagcacatgacaaatcataaatcaatttcagtgcaattaatcacagacgatgtaatctcatgtttaccgtcaagtattgctccttagttaggggcaggtgcactgcctgcgctctggtgactctgtTTCCTCTGCGGGCATAgtaaattcttctgcacaggagctttgtctcgtagaagaggtcctgcactcggtgaacacagactctgttcaccacgtcatccgcgtcctccctacgtactccttccgccaaggtgtagtaatcctacaagcaaatacagtcagtaatatacaattaatgtgatgttattatcagcatagtgcgatgaacatgtacccacagctctttcatcacccggtcggccttgctgttataacacctgccagctcgatcagtctgatcgctggcggcgtgccagtgggaccacttcatggcgggctgcacaacaccatcgatcctcaccatcccggggtagtttgccctgcacagaagacccaggatcccgtttactcggcgagagtgactccctgggatcaccatttcccaatccctgcacaaagttattgagaattgaatattagtttctgttataacttaaaaacctgtgaattagtgttaacatgcaaaaattacttacttagttccggatggtcgaatcactggccgtctctgtatgggtaagtctgggaggcgcgacgaccctcgcagccaaaccgtaggcaccccattttcctctgccaccaagtcggcatcctcctcgcgctcaacccgctcggaagcatcctccctccgtgcctcctccaccgcctccgctatctcctccctggtctcctcctcctcctcatcctcctccgtggcCGCTACGAACTCGTGGTCATCgtcctgtggaggaggtgtcggctctcgacgccctcgtcgtcgccgtcctcctcctccaccctgggctcctccttcatcctgggctccacctccctgggcacgccctcgtcgtcgtcctcctcctccctgggcacgccctccaccctcagtctgtgcacgccctcctcctccaccctggctggacccctcgccaccagccagtaaggtcataaccgacctaagcttcctgattccaccgcccaccatcaatcaactgcaacaaaaggaataaactatcagtacgcatatacaaaagtaaatgtatcatatatgtataaaagagatgcaaaataagtaaatatatcatacatgtataaaagagatgcaaaataagtaaatgtatcatacatgtataaaattgccataagtactacagatcttacatgtactagaaataatcatcaagatcatcgataggtgggccaaaaatctcatcatcgctattgtcgacgtaattatgatcgtctctcaaagtctcatcactagcgacactgcctgaatggtgttgctcaagtaataacaagtccttcgcgttgttaacctcctctccatcatccccgtcaacaatgatcgtatcattgtctacttccattgcgagatctacatctaagacaatctcaaaactcccttctaatccttcttcttgaaagaactctccgtcatatgtgtttgcatcgatgttataatcatcatcgtttgggacgggtactttaccatgcggcgataccttgtacacaacatcatacgccttaagacggtctttggtttggcacgggtatgagagataataaacttgcgtggcctgttgggccacaatgtacacgtcgtctcctaacaagacggatgactttagaacttcgactaacccaagctcaggggtctttatcacttctttgggatcaaaccaatggcatttgaatatgacaggatgaagaggtacacaaccaggaaacttgagtttgtatatttcttcaattattccatagtagtccaacccatctgtgcctggcgtgaaaacaccggtatttgtggttcttcgattcggcCGACGCTGCTCATGccgagttgtgtgaaagcgatatccattgacatcgtacacagagaatgactttaccctaaattcaaatccattggcaacttgcctcaactcggcactcatagacacgtcagttttggcctgctagttcaagtaggatgattcgttatatatttgtcaagttgagagttaagtacaaacaacaaatgaaattgaacagtacctcctccttgaaccaacaaataaaagtgggatttcgttctcccgcgccatgtcttagaagggtttcaacttccgcttcggtgggttccctccgtgatggacgatggtagaggagaacaaatttgctgtaacggccgttaacaagagggttggatgggtgcatgcgaaatactgacaagaaaagaaacaagtttgtgtaaaacttacgcaatgtacgggccaacctcttcaaggttccgcaacacatacagctggatagagcgccactcttctaggctcaacatcttcaaggtaggttcacttgcacttccgagttgccctcggaaaaggctgagggtcgactgattgtcggcagcattgtaacgagggggtggattatgcacgttaggaaggttgtcggcatagtatcttgttgtgaagtatgacacctcctccacaatggatgcctctgcacaggaagcttcaattttgcatttatttttgcattttgttctaagaacctttaggcatcgctcaattggatagcaccaacgggcatgcacagggccccccatttttgcctcatatggtaggtgcaagagcaaatgttgcatcggattgaagaagccggggggaaagatcttctccaacttgcagagcaacaccggggccattctttccatttcttcaatctcggtccgagatatctccttagcacatagcttgcggaagaacatgctcaactctgccatcactcgccagatgtgatcagggaaatagccacgaaccatcaccggaagaaggcgctcaatccatatgtggtaatcatgactcttcagccctgtgattcgcatggtacttaagttcacacccctcctccaattcgctgcatacccgtcagggaacatcaacgattggaaccattgaagaacttctttcttttgggccctcgttaggacaaagtcggccttaggcttcttccatgacttcccgcgtaagggaggcaacatgtttagctttggtctatcgcacagcgttgcttgatccaatctagccttgacattgtcctttgacttttcccagtccatgattgtgtgaaggaccgcctcggcgaaattcttttcagtgtgcattacatcaatgttatgtggaagaaggaggtccttaaagtaaggaagcttccacaagcacgacttgtgtgtccaggcatgctcttttccatatcccacgaagccccccttttcattgtcgaccacaagaccatctaacatctcaagaacctgggcacctgtcatcatttccggtgcagagtcttccactgtgacaccttttcgaaagttcttcttgtctctcctgaatgggtggtcaagagggaggaattgtcgatgtttgtcaaacgaagaaaacttgccccccttctccaaccgaaagaactccacagctgacttgcatatcgggcatggcatcttcgtgtgaacacaccagccacaaaataacccataagccaggaagtcatgcatggaataatggtaccaaatatgcattctgaagtttgtctttgtgaatcgatcgtatgtcactaccccttcgtcccatgcacggaccaaatcgtctatcaaagactccatgtacacactcatattagcccccgggtgtcctggaattataagtgacaagaaaatattttgccgttgaaaggcgacgccaggtgggaggttgagagggatgacgaatacgggccaacatgtgtatggtgaagaacccattccataaggattgaacccatcagttgccagtgcaatgcgtacattacgagcctcatcagctttgtcggtatgcttccgatcgaagcttttccatgattcaccatcggacggatgtatcatcttgtcagtgtatcggcgtccagttttgtgccacgtcatctgttttgcggattcctcgctcatgaaaagccgttggatcctcggtatgaaaggaaggtacctcaggatctttgcgccgacttttgtttgcgtcttccgaccatcaccagattctaactcaatgtacctagatgccttacacttcggacagtacttatcgtcagcatgttctcccctgaataagatgcatccgttcggacaagcatgtatctgctcgtacgacatcttgagtgcacgaaggattttatttgactcatatgtgttctttggcagaacgtgatcatccggaagtagggtgccaactactgtcaacagttgatcgaaggattctctactccagctaaactgggacttcacagccattagacgtgcaatggcatccagtttagaaacattggtgcgcccgtgaaggggttgttgtgccgcatccaacatggcgtaaaacgcctttgcagtttgctctggctcctgctctgcacttccttcatcgaaagccatgtcatggtcatttaacatttctgccaccccggcttcagaatcaaactcctcgatccgttgtctcacgacctcttctctcgcacgatggcgttcaccatgcatggtccaccgggtatagttctctacaaatccattgttgacaagatctttactcatctcctcatatgttttcattgccttgttcttacacttcctacagggacaccaggcatgtcgccgtccgtttgcaaatgccttcgtcatgaaatcattggccttctcaatccattcatttgtgtattgacccctcttctgatagcccgtgtacatccactgacggtcatccatcctaacatatagacgatattgcagtttagagcaatagagtagtagtgctagagaaaaaccatatgagatgataaagagacattcatgttcttggtcgattcacaTAGAAGATGTTTGCTATAATTTCTTGTGCTATAATTTCTTGCGACAGTTCATGTGCGAGGAACTCTCCCTTTGGTGGGATAGTGTGAAAATGAATCATAGTCTGTACTATAATTTCTTGTGCTATATTTCCAGGTGTTGGAGATGTCATCACAGATGGAGATCTATATGCTGTAAATTCTTATGACATTGAGTTCCATCTATGGCTTCATTCTGAAGCCTAGTAGCTGTCTAATATGTAGATGCATGCTGTTGACCCGTGTTTACATCATCATGATTGCTATCCTGTCATGTTTATAGTTTGTCCTGACTATATTAGTTACATTGatagttatcctgtgttgcatctAGAGCTAGATGATAACAGTGATCCTACCTTGGATGTTACAGAAACTACCAGTGCCCCCTGCATTGCACTGGTTTGTAAGCTACTGCATGCTTCTAGGACTAGTTAGAAACGACTTGCTAAGTGAATCGCCACTAAAAACGTAGCAGGCATCTATAAAATTTATTTCTGTAGTATTGTGTGCATAAAGGCTTCAGTTCATGGAATAGTAGCACCTCTAAAAAGGACACAACGGAGAACAGGTGACCTGTAGCCTTAAGCCAGTGCAGCTGTGAGTCACTCTAAAGCCTCCATTTGCTTCCACTATTAGAACTAGAATATTGACAGTACATGGAATACGTAAGTGAAGAGGAAGAGCAACGCATAAAGAAAGACTACCGACAGGCAAAGGTGAGCAACTATATACATGAAGCATCTAAACATGTGCCCAGATCTGGAAACTACTTTCAAGAACATCTTAGTTAGTTCATGAGGAGATGGAGCCCTCCTAGTGACATTTGCAGCATTAGAGGAGAGATTGCCATTCTGATAGTCTATAAAGGAGCTAGAAGGCTGACCCAACAGGGGAACTCAACTCGTAGAGGAAGAGAGAGGTACAAGCATCAAGCATGGTAAGTGAATGTCGCTGAATTCACTTGTTGCGATGATAACATGCagatttctttttcttctttgtaATTCTATTATAAGTCCATCAGCAACTTCAAGCACCTTTTTTACTTTCTCTTTTAAGTTTTGTCCTTATTTAGCTAGATATGTTCCGGTCTGCATTCATAGGGGTAGGGTGTGCGTGCATGCGTTTATGAGCTTCTGAACTTGTACTGGTGTTTCGGAAAAAGATGTGTCTAACTAAGGGAGTATGGTAAAGATTATATTGATAGTAATTAGGGACATTGCACAACTCACTTTAATCCCCGTGCATGAGTCCAGATGGACTTATATCTGAAATCAAACCGAGAATCATAGCCCCTTTCTAAAAATGTTTGAttgttttttaaataaaaaaagtgAGCATTCACAAGATTTGGACATCTTTTAGCTATTTATGCCAGGAAATAATGCATgataattttcctcagaaaaatgataataatatgataaACAGTGTATATAGCACCCAACTAGCAAACATCAGTTACAGTTAGATCAGCATCCTGCCTTACAACACAATCTTCTTGTTTCAAGGTGGGTTATCGCCGCATGGGGATTGTGGAGGCATCTATAAAATTTATTCTGTAGTATTGTGTGCATAAAAACGTAGCAGGCATCTATAAAATTTATTTCTGTAGTATTGTGTGCATAAAGGCTTCAGGCCTATTTTTATAGGCGGGCCTCATAAACATCCGCCTCTAGAAATAGGATTTACAGAGA
This sequence is a window from Miscanthus floridulus cultivar M001 chromosome 10, ASM1932011v1, whole genome shotgun sequence. Protein-coding genes within it:
- the LOC136489764 gene encoding uncharacterized protein codes for the protein MVGGGIRKLRSVMTLLAGGEGSSQGGGGGRAQTEGGGRAQGGGGRRRGRAQGGGAQDEGGAQGGGGGRRRRGRREPTPPPQDDDHEFVAATEEDEEEEETREEIAEAVEEARREDASERVEREEDADLVAEENGVPTVWLRGSSRLPDLPIQRRPVIRPSGTKDWEMVIPGSHSRRVNGILGLLCRANYPGMVRIDGVVQPAMKWSHWHAASDQTDRAGRCYNSKADRVMKELWDYYTLAEGVRREDADDVVNRVCVHRVQDLFYETKLLCRRIYYARRGNRVTRAQAVHLPLTKEQYLTVPPAWCAGMDNCWEAIVDTWLSEEYEQYHAVRSRCRAMMQGSSHKQGPTTLKEYAARYTRFHPGQECASFKAYALAHKGKAKDPDLVYNPEDPPEAYSNLSVHSRLSEYTAMAREIHGPEFDPSTADLEGDIVMRLGPGNLRQERQGLGVTLQLGMEVVIYGERRPRDRLCGHGIVVGVAEGQGVFHGVQFAQAHSNGSLARHKAHWVVRGFSQQAGVDYDEAFSPVVKPMTIRTVLSIAVSHSWPIHQLDVKNVFTTGYRIFVECQGHSAKPQKHSNKLSATIGAPVADPYEYRSLAGFLQNLTLTRPDLAYAIQQVCLFMHDPGEPHLALIKRILRYIKGSLSTGLHLSIGPVSQLTTYSDGDWVGCLDTRRSTFCFCIFLSDNLVSWYTKRQNTVSRSSAEAEYRAIPHVVAGYASFSKSSIYRFPPPQLSSVTTSVLST